TGGCGCTGGTGCTGGGCACCATTTGCGCCGGGCTGGCGGTGGTGGTCAATACGGTCCGCTTCAGCAAGCTGCGGACCTAGGGCGGTCCCGAGGGACCGTCTTTACGGCGCCGGCGGGCCCGGGCCTCGGCCGCTTCTATAATGACGGCCGGCGCCGGGTTTCAGTCACCCGGCGCAACGATTACCTATTTTGAAGGCGTTCAGGCATGAAGATCACGGTCGTGGGTACCGGTTACGTGGGGTTGGTGTCGGGGGCGTGCCTGGCCGACATGGGCAACGACGTCATGTGTCTGGACGTGGACGCGGCGAAGATCGCCCTCCTGCGCCAGGGCGGCATTCCCATCTACGAGCCGGGCCTCGAAGACCTGGTGCGCCGCAATGTGCAGGCGGGCCGCCTGCATTTCACCGACGACGTCGCGCAGAGCGTGGCCTTTGGCGACGTGCAGTTCATCGCCGTCGGCACCCCGCCCGGCGAGGACGGTTCGGCCGACCTGAAGTACGTGCTGGCCGCCGCCCAGAACATCGCGCGCCACATGACGTCGCGCAAGCTGATCGTGGACAAGTCCACCGTGCCGGTGGGTACCGCCGACAAGGTGCGTGACGTGGTGGCACGTGAACTGGCCGCGCGTGGCGTGGAGATCCCCTTCAGCGTGGCGTCCAACCCCGAATTCCTGAAGGAAGGCGCGGCCATCAACGACTTCATGAGCCCGGACCGGGTCGTGGTCGGCGCGGACGACGACTACACCATCGGCGTCATGCGCCGCATCTACGAGCCCTTCCAGCGCACCCACGACCGCCTGATGGTCATGGACGTGCGCTCGGCCGAGCTGACCAAGTACGCCGCCAACGCCATGCTGGCCACGCGCATTTCCTTCATGAACGAAATGGCGAACCTGGCTGAAGCCCTGGGCGCGGATATCGAGCAAGTCCGCCGCGGCATCGGCGCCGACCCGCGCATCGGCTATCACTTCCTGTACCCCGGCGCGGGCTACGGCGGCTCCTGCTTCCCCAAGGACGTGCAGGCGCTGGTCAACACCGC
The sequence above is drawn from the Achromobacter xylosoxidans genome and encodes:
- a CDS encoding UDP-glucose dehydrogenase family protein; protein product: MKITVVGTGYVGLVSGACLADMGNDVMCLDVDAAKIALLRQGGIPIYEPGLEDLVRRNVQAGRLHFTDDVAQSVAFGDVQFIAVGTPPGEDGSADLKYVLAAAQNIARHMTSRKLIVDKSTVPVGTADKVRDVVARELAARGVEIPFSVASNPEFLKEGAAINDFMSPDRVVVGADDDYTIGVMRRIYEPFQRTHDRLMVMDVRSAELTKYAANAMLATRISFMNEMANLAEALGADIEQVRRGIGADPRIGYHFLYPGAGYGGSCFPKDVQALVNTAAENALPMRVIEAAEAANHAQKFRLSEKLVARFGEDLKGRKIALWGLSFKPNTDDMREAPSLTVIAELTRRGAEVRAYDPVAMHEAARALAGKPGISFATDMYDALDGADALLIATEWKVFRAPDFDRVKALLKTPLIIDGRNLYTPADVRGLGFEYSGIGRA